In the genome of bacterium, the window TCCTGGATCTCAGCCTGTCTCTCGCATTTATCAATCTGACGCTGGCTCATCATACCAAGGCGCCGATCAAAATCGGCTTTGCCGATCCTCTACGGGAAAAAATCTACAATTTCATCATCTCTTTTTCCACCCCGCCGGCCTGGGACCAGGCCTTTGAAGTGTTGTGCCGCAAAATTTCCGGATCCATGGCAACCCACTAAGCAGGAGAGCCGCGGACTTGATGAGCGAAAACGAAAAAGAACCCCTTACGCCTTCCGGCAGCGGAGAAATTCTGCGCATGGTATACGGACTTAAACGCCGCGTCCGCAATCTGGAATGGTTTTTAACGTTGGCGTTTGACCTCAACCGGACCATTGACCGGAACGAATCGGTTAATCTGATCCAACGCTTTTTCAAGGCCAATCTGGAAACGGACGGTTTCTCATTATGGCTGATCGCCCCGGCGACGAGAAAATTCGAAGCCGTCTCCGCCTACGGCGTTCCGGCTAAAGAGTATCTCAGCCATTTGCAGTCGTCCAGGCTGCAACCGCCGTTCAAGCTGGGCCAGTGCCCGGAAGGGTTTCATTACTTTTCCGAACTGCCGGCACAGGCCGAACGGGCAGCCGGCGGCAGTCTATTGATACTGCCGCTGGTGCCGGAATCCTCCGGTTCGGTTCTCGGGTTTCTTGCTCTGTTCCGGCAAAAAAAAGAGGGGTTCAGCAACCGGGAGAGGATACTGCTGCGTGAGACCAGCCAATTTATCGCTCTGCACCTTCGCAAAATCACCCTTTTTCACACCACACGGGAACTGGCCTTCGTCGACTCTTTGACCCAGATCTTTAACCGCCGTTATTTCGATCAGCGG includes:
- a CDS encoding GGDEF domain-containing protein, which translates into the protein MSENEKEPLTPSGSGEILRMVYGLKRRVRNLEWFLTLAFDLNRTIDRNESVNLIQRFFKANLETDGFSLWLIAPATRKFEAVSAYGVPAKEYLSHLQSSRLQPPFKLGQCPEGFHYFSELPAQAERAAGGSLLILPLVPESSGSVLGFLALFRQKKEGFSNRERILLRETSQFIALHLRKITLFHTTRELAFVDSLTQIFNRRYFDQRFAKEIGRAQRYRRAMSVLMIDIDYFKNYNDLLGHLAGDEALRQVADLLEKNLRKADVVCRYGGEEFVVILPEISAEAAGKVAEKLRQAIAAASFSGEENLPDKHLTISIGVAAFPENGKTAEEMLRRADQALYKAKQAGRNRVMISQQQDS